The following proteins are co-located in the Diorhabda carinulata isolate Delta chromosome 4, icDioCari1.1, whole genome shotgun sequence genome:
- the LOC130892199 gene encoding U2 small nuclear ribonucleoprotein auxiliary factor 35 kDa subunit-related protein 2: MGKHSEWRKLAKKYRRKRIRQQKARVREENELLELKKLLSSPSYQLLLAEKNEAEKQQKFEEDKLQQEKEREWLRIEEEAQKQFQELQKKLAIAREERAKQNEKIILEWKEEQKRRDEQKKQEEEKLQQQIKQQELLNIKVEEFLEYGGDTPEHLKTTWETNPNKPLCPFFQKTSTCRFFDVCSRNHVRPGISSTILIPNFFSHYSLEKTENEHLTDSNLEFEKHETQDFYREFYNDVVPEIEKYGKIELFITCCNHEAHLRGNVFVKFCSTHAALKCFRALNGRWYGGKQLSVQFCNVPNWKSAVCGVHFSNRCPKGNSCNFLHPFRNPRNAYSSFAKIRESEYKKRNRSESTNWRWSESPEPSVQSDWEKDSDTSAQRQKNSRNGMKRKRSKSRSKSKEKSRKSSSSKHSRNGSRSSGRSRNSERFYTHRHK; this comes from the exons ATGGGAAA ACATTCGGAATGGAGGAAACttgcaaaaaaatatagaagaaaaagaattaGGCAGCAAAAGGCCAGAGTAAGAGAAGAAAATGAACTTTTAG aattgaaaaagcTGCTAAGCTCTCCTAGCTATCAGCTTTTATTGGCAGAAAAAAATGAGGCAGAAAAACAGCAGAAATTTGAAGAGGATAAATTGCAACAAGAAAAAGAGAGAGAATGGTTAAGGATTGAAGAAGAGGCTCAAAAACAGTTTCAG gaacttcaaaaaaaattggCCATTGCTAGAGAAGAACGAgctaaacaaaatgaaaaaattatcttaGAATGGAAAGAAGAACAGAAAAGGAGGGATGAACAAAAGAAAcaggaagaagaaaaattacaaCAGCAAATCAAACAGCAAGAATTGCTAAATATCAAAGTAGAAGAATTTCTAG aatatggTGGTGATACCCCCGAACATTTAAAAACTACTTGGGAAACGAATCCAAATAAACCACTATGTCCATTTTTTCAAAAGACCTCGACTTGCAGATTTTTTGATGTTTGCTCAAGAAATCATGTACGACCAGGAATAAGTAGTACCATTcttataccaaattttttctCACACTACAGTTtggaaaaaacagaaaatgaaCATTTAACTGATTCTAATTTGGAGTTTGAAAAACACGAAACACAAGACTTTTATAG agaATTTTATAATGATGTTGTACCTGAAATCGAAAAATATGGAAAGATTGAATTGTTTATAACATGCTGTAACCATGAAGCTCATTTAAGAGGAAATGTATTTGTAAAGTTCTGTTCGACTCATGCAGCTCTAAAATGTTTTAGAGCCTTGAATGGTAGGTGGTATGGTGGCAAGCAATTGAGTGTACAGTTTTGTAATGTACCAAATTGGAAATCTGCTGTTTGTG GAGTACATTTCTCAAACAGATGTCCAAAAGGAAATAGTTGTAATTTCTTGCATCCGTTTAGAAATCCAAGAAACGCTTATAGCTCATTTGCAAAAATTAGGGAATCCGAATATAAAAaaag aaatcgTTCAGAAAGTACAAATTGGAGATGGTCAGAGTCACCTGAACCAAGTGTTCAATCTGACTGGGAAAAGGATTCAGATACGAGTGCTCAAAGGCAAaaaaattctaggaatggaatgaaaagaaaaagatCAAAGTCCCGCTCTAAATCGAAAGAAAAATCCAGGAAGTCTAGTTCGAGTAAGCATTCAAGAAATGGTTCAAGATCTAGCGGTCGTAGCAGAAATTCAGAAAGATTTTATACTCATagacataaataa
- the LOC130892200 gene encoding mitochondrial uncoupling protein Bmcp produces the protein MGERDWRPFVYGGFASCVAEFGTFPIDTTKTRLQIQGQKLDKNHAHLKYRGMIDCMLKIARQEGFVSLYSGIWPAVLRQATYGTIKFGTYYTLKKIFINYNDGKESVTLNVVCGVVAGAVSSAIANPTDVLKVRMQVAGTNNNSNVGLIDCFRDVYTHEGISGLWRGVNPTAQRAAVIAAIELPVYDFCKSHLLNLLGDRAVNHFISSLIASFGSAVGSTPIDVVRTRLMNQRKLKQIGGQLPSHIYQGTIDCFIQTYKNEGFWAFYKGFVPTLFRMGPWNIIFFLTYEQLKRLY, from the exons ATGGGAGAAAGGGATTGGAGACCTTTTGTCTACGGAGGCTTTGCATCTTGTGTTGCAGAATTTG gAACTTTTCCAATTGATACAACCAAAACCAGATTACAAATCCAGGGTCAGAAGCTGGATAAAAACCATGCTCATTTAAAATACAGGGGAATGATAGATTGTATGTTGAAAATAGCAAGACAAGAAGGATTTGTTTCATTATATTCTGG catATGGCCAGCAGTATTGCGGCAAGCGACTTACGGAACCATTAAATTTGGAACCTATTAtacacttaaaaaaatttttataaattataacgACGGAAAGGAAAGTGTAACTTTAAATGTAGTTTGCGGAGTGGTTGCTGGTGCAGTTTCTAGTGCTATTGCGAATCCTACAGATGTTCTCAAAGTTCGTATGCAAGTTGCTGGAACGAATAACAATTCTAATGTGGgattaattgattgttttagAGATGTCTATACTCACGAAGGAATCTCAGGATTGTGGAGG ggTGTTAATCCAACTGCTCAAAGGGCAGCGGTTATAGCAGCGATTGAATTACCAGTATATGATTTTTGCAAAAGTCATCTGTTAAATTTGCTTGGAGATAGAGCAGTTAACCATTTTAT ATCTAGTCTTATTGCTAGTTTTGGTAGTGCGGTAGGTTCAACTCCAATAGACGTTGTTCGA ACTCGTCTGATGaatcaaagaaaattaaaacaaatcgGAGGACAATTACCTAGTCACATATATCAAGGGACTATCGACTGTTTCATACaaacatacaaaaacgaaggATTTTGGGCATTTTATAAAGGATTCGTTCCCACTTTATTTCGTATGGGTCCTTGGAacataatattctttttaacTTATGAACAGCTGAAACGGCTATATtaa
- the LOC130892202 gene encoding ER membrane protein complex subunit 5, translated as MPATFIDRSILTVGFLSLFHSAYSAAQHRSYLRLNDLDFTHLPLDIFLQTIISLFVIMYGVLSIAGDFKEIKASAELENKSWETFRNIPSFYTFTHRGGKCSPILTKTSLEEIE; from the exons ATGCCTGCCACATTTATTGATAGAAGTATTTTAACCGTTGGATTTCTTTCGTTATTTCATTCTGCTTATTCTGCTGCTCAAC ACAGATCATATCTAAGATTAAATGATTTAGATTTTACACACCTACCTCTAGAT atatttttacaaACTATAATCAgtttatttgttattatgtaTGGAGTATTAAGCATTGCTGgagattttaaagaaattaaagcATCAGcagaattagaaaataaatcatgggaaacatttagaaatattccATCATTTTACACATTTACTCACAGGGGAGGTAAATGTTCACCAATACTAACTAAAACTAGTCTCGAGGAAATTGAATAA